In a single window of the Macrobrachium rosenbergii isolate ZJJX-2024 chromosome 35, ASM4041242v1, whole genome shotgun sequence genome:
- the Gasp gene encoding protein obstructor-E isoform X3, which yields MKTVAALLLLGLSAIGAQESSVSPGGAGNWQCPHEFGFYPHDTSCDKYYSCEASVATLKTCGNGLAFDDTDPEFLRENCDYSHNVDCTGRPQLEPPISTPHCPYLFGIFPDPDDCAVFWSCWDGEASRYACAPGLAYDRKSRVCNWMDNIAECKQQRAAMEQDIQCPAPGELTATGSFSRHAHPEDCRQYFVCLDGVAREYGCPIGTVFQIGQEDGLGQCADPENVPGCEDYYGDLDLRTLRGLGLRK from the exons GAGCGCAAGAGTCCTCGGTTTCCCCAGGCGGCGCGGGCAACTGGCAATGCCCGCACGAGTTCGGCTTCTACCCCCACGACACCTCCTGCGACAAATACTACTCCTGCGAGGCGAGCGTCGCCACCCTGAAGACCTGTGGGAACGGCCTCGCCTTCGACGACACCGACCCAGAGTTCCTGAGGGAGAACTGCGACTACAGTCACAACGTAGACTGTACCGGTCGGCCCCAGCTCG AACCCCCAATTTCCACTCCCCACTGCCCCTACCTCTTCGGCATCTTCCCTGACCCCGACGACTGCGCCGTCTTCTGGTCTTGCTGGGACGGGGAGGCTTCGCGTTACGCCTGCGCCCCAGGTCTCGCCTACGACAGGAAGTCCCGCGTCTGCAACTGGATGGACAACATTGCCGAGTGCAAACAGCAGAGAG CTGCCATGGAACAGGACATCCAGTGCCCTGCCCCAGGTGAACTCACTGCCACCGGCTCCTTCTCTCGCCACGCCCACCCCGAAGACTGCCGCCAGTACTTCGTCTGCCTGGACGGCGTTGCTCGCGAGTACGGATGCCCCATCGGCACAGTCTTCCAGATCGGACAAGAAGATGGCTTAGGCCAGTGCGCCGACCCAGAGAATGTCCCCGGATG CGAGGACTACTACGGGGACCTGGATTTAAGAACTCTCCGTGGCCTGggattgagaaaataa
- the Gasp gene encoding protein obstructor-E isoform X1: MKTVAALLLLGLSAIGAQESSVSPGGAGNWQCPHEFGFYPHDTSCDKYYSCEASVATLKTCGNGLAFDDTDPEFLRENCDYSHNVDCTGRPQLEPPISTPHCPYLFGIFPDPDDCAVFWSCWDGEASRYACAPGLAYDRKSRVCNWMDNIAECKQQRAAMEQDIQCPAPGELTATGSFSRHAHPEDCRQYFVCLDGVAREYGCPIGTVFQIGQEDGLGQCADPENVPGCADYYGDLDLTALRRSQLLLGNVGLLDAQGGSAPVAPAPRPRRPVAAAAAQPADAAEDEAALQA, translated from the exons GAGCGCAAGAGTCCTCGGTTTCCCCAGGCGGCGCGGGCAACTGGCAATGCCCGCACGAGTTCGGCTTCTACCCCCACGACACCTCCTGCGACAAATACTACTCCTGCGAGGCGAGCGTCGCCACCCTGAAGACCTGTGGGAACGGCCTCGCCTTCGACGACACCGACCCAGAGTTCCTGAGGGAGAACTGCGACTACAGTCACAACGTAGACTGTACCGGTCGGCCCCAGCTCG AACCCCCAATTTCCACTCCCCACTGCCCCTACCTCTTCGGCATCTTCCCTGACCCCGACGACTGCGCCGTCTTCTGGTCTTGCTGGGACGGGGAGGCTTCGCGTTACGCCTGCGCCCCAGGTCTCGCCTACGACAGGAAGTCCCGCGTCTGCAACTGGATGGACAACATTGCCGAGTGCAAACAGCAGAGAG CTGCCATGGAACAGGACATCCAGTGCCCTGCCCCAGGTGAACTCACTGCCACCGGCTCCTTCTCTCGCCACGCCCACCCCGAAGACTGCCGCCAGTACTTCGTCTGCCTGGACGGCGTTGCTCGCGAGTACGGATGCCCCATCGGCACAGTCTTCCAGATCGGACAAGAAGATGGCTTAGGCCAGTGCGCCGACCCAGAGAATGTCCCCGGATG TGCTGACTACTACGGCGATCTGGACCTAACCGCCCTGAGGAGGAGCCAGCTCCTGCTGGGGAACGTTGGTCTTCTAGACGCCCAAGGTGGAAGTGCCCCAGTTGCCCCAGCCCCAAGACCCCGCCGCCCTGTCGCAGCAGCAGCTGCCCAGCCTGctgacgcagcagaagacgaagcAGCCCTCCAGGCCTGA
- the Gasp gene encoding protein obstructor-E isoform X4, translated as MKTVAALLLLGLSAIGLAQEDDFIYEDFVCPKDTGFFAHETQCDAYWSCQGGVPSFKLCGNGLAFDDRNDTREHCNYLFTVECGSRTELEPPISTPHCPYLFGIFPDPDDCAVFWSCWDGEASRYACAPGLAYDRKSRVCNWMDNIAECKQQRAAMEQDIQCPAPGELTATGSFSRHAHPEDCRQYFVCLDGVAREYGCPIGTVFQIGQEDGLGQCADPENVPGCEDYYGDLDLRTLRGLGLRK; from the exons GACTGGCACAGGAGGACGACTTCATCTACGAAGATTTCGTGTGCCCCAAGGACACCGGCTTCTTCGCCCACGAGACCCAGTGCGACGCCTACTGGAGCTGCCAGGGGGGCGTGCCTTCGTTCAAGCTGTGCGGAAATGGCCTGGCCTTTGACGACAGGAATGACACGCGCGAGCACTGCAACTATCTGTTCACTGTTGAGTGCGGCAGCCGCACCGAACTTG AACCCCCAATTTCCACTCCCCACTGCCCCTACCTCTTCGGCATCTTCCCTGACCCCGACGACTGCGCCGTCTTCTGGTCTTGCTGGGACGGGGAGGCTTCGCGTTACGCCTGCGCCCCAGGTCTCGCCTACGACAGGAAGTCCCGCGTCTGCAACTGGATGGACAACATTGCCGAGTGCAAACAGCAGAGAG CTGCCATGGAACAGGACATCCAGTGCCCTGCCCCAGGTGAACTCACTGCCACCGGCTCCTTCTCTCGCCACGCCCACCCCGAAGACTGCCGCCAGTACTTCGTCTGCCTGGACGGCGTTGCTCGCGAGTACGGATGCCCCATCGGCACAGTCTTCCAGATCGGACAAGAAGATGGCTTAGGCCAGTGCGCCGACCCAGAGAATGTCCCCGGATG CGAGGACTACTACGGGGACCTGGATTTAAGAACTCTCCGTGGCCTGggattgagaaaataa
- the Gasp gene encoding protein obstructor-E isoform X2, producing MKTVAALLLLGLSAIGLAQEDDFIYEDFVCPKDTGFFAHETQCDAYWSCQGGVPSFKLCGNGLAFDDRNDTREHCNYLFTVECGSRTELEPPISTPHCPYLFGIFPDPDDCAVFWSCWDGEASRYACAPGLAYDRKSRVCNWMDNIAECKQQRAAMEQDIQCPAPGELTATGSFSRHAHPEDCRQYFVCLDGVAREYGCPIGTVFQIGQEDGLGQCADPENVPGCADYYGDLDLTALRRSQLLLGNVGLLDAQGGSAPVAPAPRPRRPVAAAAAQPADAAEDEAALQA from the exons GACTGGCACAGGAGGACGACTTCATCTACGAAGATTTCGTGTGCCCCAAGGACACCGGCTTCTTCGCCCACGAGACCCAGTGCGACGCCTACTGGAGCTGCCAGGGGGGCGTGCCTTCGTTCAAGCTGTGCGGAAATGGCCTGGCCTTTGACGACAGGAATGACACGCGCGAGCACTGCAACTATCTGTTCACTGTTGAGTGCGGCAGCCGCACCGAACTTG AACCCCCAATTTCCACTCCCCACTGCCCCTACCTCTTCGGCATCTTCCCTGACCCCGACGACTGCGCCGTCTTCTGGTCTTGCTGGGACGGGGAGGCTTCGCGTTACGCCTGCGCCCCAGGTCTCGCCTACGACAGGAAGTCCCGCGTCTGCAACTGGATGGACAACATTGCCGAGTGCAAACAGCAGAGAG CTGCCATGGAACAGGACATCCAGTGCCCTGCCCCAGGTGAACTCACTGCCACCGGCTCCTTCTCTCGCCACGCCCACCCCGAAGACTGCCGCCAGTACTTCGTCTGCCTGGACGGCGTTGCTCGCGAGTACGGATGCCCCATCGGCACAGTCTTCCAGATCGGACAAGAAGATGGCTTAGGCCAGTGCGCCGACCCAGAGAATGTCCCCGGATG TGCTGACTACTACGGCGATCTGGACCTAACCGCCCTGAGGAGGAGCCAGCTCCTGCTGGGGAACGTTGGTCTTCTAGACGCCCAAGGTGGAAGTGCCCCAGTTGCCCCAGCCCCAAGACCCCGCCGCCCTGTCGCAGCAGCAGCTGCCCAGCCTGctgacgcagcagaagacgaagcAGCCCTCCAGGCCTGA